One genomic window of Gracilinema caldarium DSM 7334 includes the following:
- the rpsE gene encoding 30S ribosomal protein S5: protein MDQARERDKEKNYQEKEFVEKLVKLNRTAKVVKGGRRFSFSALTVVGDRKGNVGYGFGKANDVSEAIRKSLEKAKRNMVKIPLRNGTIPHDVQADFKASTVLLKPATSGTGIIAGGPVRAVMEAGGVTDVLSKSIGASNQYNVLKATFKCITKMMDAKVVAKNRGKALKDLWG from the coding sequence ATGGACCAAGCACGGGAAAGAGATAAAGAAAAAAATTACCAGGAAAAAGAATTTGTAGAAAAACTGGTAAAGCTCAACCGGACTGCAAAGGTTGTAAAGGGTGGACGGCGGTTTTCCTTCTCTGCCCTTACCGTTGTAGGTGACCGGAAGGGTAATGTTGGGTATGGATTTGGCAAGGCCAACGACGTTTCTGAAGCAATTCGGAAAAGTTTGGAAAAGGCAAAACGGAATATGGTGAAAATTCCTTTACGGAATGGGACTATACCCCATGATGTACAGGCTGATTTTAAAGCTTCTACCGTTCTGCTTAAGCCTGCTACTTCCGGTACTGGTATTATTGCTGGCGGTCCTGTCCGGGCTGTCATGGAAGCCGGTGGTGTAACCGATGTGTTAAGCAAATCTATCGGAGCCAGCAATCAATACAATGTTCTCAAGGCAACTTTTAAGTGCATTACCAAAATGATGGATGCTAAAGTTGTGGCAAAAAACCGGGGCAAAGCTCTGAAGGATCTATGGGGTTAA
- the rpsM gene encoding 30S ribosomal protein S13: MARIAGVDLPNKHVNIALTYIYGIGRPSADEICAKTKIDPNRKMNDLSQEEVNELRQLIENEYKVEGRLRTEIALNIKRLMDIGCYRGLRHRKGLPVRGQRTRTNARTRKGKKKTVAGKKK, encoded by the coding sequence ATGGCACGTATCGCGGGAGTTGACCTCCCTAATAAACATGTTAACATTGCACTGACGTATATTTATGGAATCGGTCGGCCGAGCGCGGATGAGATTTGTGCAAAAACCAAAATCGATCCAAACCGGAAAATGAATGATCTTTCACAGGAAGAAGTCAATGAGCTCAGGCAGCTTATTGAAAATGAATACAAAGTGGAAGGTCGTTTACGCACCGAAATTGCGCTTAATATCAAACGGCTTATGGACATTGGCTGTTACCGCGGTTTGCGGCACCGAAAGGGGCTTCCTGTCCGTGGACAGCGAACAAGGACTAATGCTCGTACCCGTAAGGGTAAGAAGAAGACCGTCGCTGGAAAGAAGAAGTAG
- the rplP gene encoding 50S ribosomal protein L16, translated as MLSPKRVKYRKVQRGNMPGNATRGNTVAFGEYGLVALDRMWITNRQIEAARIALNRHIKRGGKLWIRIFPDKPYTKKPAETRMGKGKGAPEYWVAVVKPGTVLFELGGVDRALAEEAMRLAGSKLPIKTKFALRSDFELGA; from the coding sequence ATGCTGAGTCCAAAGCGTGTAAAGTACCGAAAGGTTCAGCGTGGTAATATGCCCGGTAATGCTACCCGTGGCAATACCGTAGCTTTTGGAGAATATGGTCTGGTTGCTCTGGACCGCATGTGGATCACCAACCGGCAAATTGAAGCCGCTCGTATTGCCTTAAATCGGCATATTAAACGCGGTGGAAAATTATGGATTCGGATTTTCCCAGATAAGCCCTATACTAAAAAACCGGCTGAAACCCGTATGGGTAAGGGAAAGGGTGCACCGGAGTATTGGGTAGCAGTCGTGAAGCCCGGTACAGTTTTATTCGAACTTGGTGGTGTCGATCGCGCGCTAGCTGAAGAAGCTATGCGTCTTGCGGGTTCTAAACTGCCAATCAAGACAAAGTTCGCCCTGCGGTCGGATTTTGAATTAGGTGCATAA
- the rpsQ gene encoding 30S ribosomal protein S17 — protein sequence MENQIVQAKKSKREFVGIVTSDKMDKTIVVSIVSKTLHPLYKKYVTRIKKVKAHDESNEAKMGDRVRVVECRPISKEKCWKLAEIVERAK from the coding sequence GTGGAAAACCAAATAGTTCAAGCCAAAAAAAGCAAGAGGGAGTTTGTTGGGATTGTAACCAGTGATAAGATGGACAAAACCATTGTAGTGTCCATTGTATCCAAGACCCTGCACCCTCTTTATAAGAAATACGTCACTCGTATTAAAAAGGTTAAAGCTCATGATGAAAGCAATGAGGCTAAAATGGGCGACCGTGTACGGGTGGTCGAATGTAGACCTATCAGCAAAGAAAAATGCTGGAAGCTCGCTGAAATTGTTGAGCGGGCAAAGTAA
- the rplR gene encoding 50S ribosomal protein L18 yields MIRKMLDKDRKRLKRKFHIRKRISGTAERPRMSVFRSNRSLYIQVIDDTVGKTIASASTLEKDLKDIKRNVEGAEKLGEIMGKRLLEKNIKTVVFDRNGYLYHGLVKAMADGARKAGIQF; encoded by the coding sequence ATGATACGTAAAATGCTTGATAAGGATAGAAAGCGGCTTAAGAGAAAATTTCACATCCGCAAGCGCATCAGCGGAACTGCTGAGCGTCCTCGGATGAGTGTTTTCCGGAGTAACCGCTCGCTCTATATTCAGGTCATTGATGATACGGTAGGTAAGACTATTGCATCAGCTTCCACATTGGAAAAGGACCTGAAGGATATTAAACGGAATGTCGAAGGTGCTGAAAAACTCGGCGAAATCATGGGAAAAAGACTTCTTGAGAAGAACATTAAAACCGTGGTTTTTGACAGGAACGGATATCTTTATCACGGCCTCGTTAAAGCGATGGCCGATGGCGCCCGGAAAGCCGGGATCCAGTTCTAG
- the rplN gene encoding 50S ribosomal protein L14, whose amino-acid sequence MIQVETFLNVADNSGAKIVQCIKVLGGSKRKYAGIGDIIVVAVKDALPTSTIKKGSVEKAVIVRTHKEFRRPDGTYIRFDDNACVIIDANKNPKGKRIFGPVARELREKDFMKIVSLAPEVL is encoded by the coding sequence ATGATTCAGGTTGAAACGTTCCTGAATGTGGCCGATAACTCCGGTGCAAAAATCGTTCAATGTATTAAGGTATTGGGCGGTTCAAAGCGGAAATATGCTGGAATTGGCGACATCATCGTTGTGGCGGTAAAAGATGCCTTACCGACCTCAACAATAAAAAAGGGTTCCGTTGAGAAGGCTGTCATTGTTAGGACTCATAAGGAATTCCGTCGTCCTGATGGAACTTATATTCGGTTCGATGACAATGCTTGTGTAATTATCGACGCGAACAAGAATCCAAAGGGCAAGCGTATTTTTGGACCGGTTGCCCGTGAATTGCGCGAGAAAGATTTTATGAAAATCGTATCTCTCGCTCCTGAAGTTCTCTAA
- the rplE gene encoding 50S ribosomal protein L5 → MKNYEPRLKKIYREKIAPEMFKEFGYKSTMQTPKIEKIIVSMGVGEALQNKKLLDAAIEDLTLITGQKAVKTKARKSIANFKIRAGQEIGARVTLRGAIMYEFLDRLVNVALPRVKDFRGVNQNAFDGHGNYSLGITEQIIFPEIDFDKIERVAGLNIAIVTTANTDAEAKALLAKFGMPFRK, encoded by the coding sequence ATGAAGAACTACGAACCGCGGCTCAAGAAGATCTATCGGGAAAAAATTGCTCCCGAGATGTTTAAAGAGTTCGGATACAAATCGACAATGCAGACACCAAAAATCGAGAAGATTATCGTCAGCATGGGCGTAGGCGAGGCTCTTCAGAACAAGAAGCTTCTTGATGCTGCAATTGAGGATTTAACCCTGATTACGGGGCAGAAAGCAGTTAAAACAAAGGCTCGCAAGAGTATTGCTAACTTTAAAATTCGTGCCGGCCAGGAAATTGGTGCTCGGGTTACCCTTCGTGGGGCTATTATGTACGAATTCCTTGATCGCCTTGTAAATGTTGCCTTACCCCGTGTTAAGGACTTCCGTGGTGTAAACCAGAATGCCTTCGATGGACACGGAAATTATTCTCTCGGTATTACCGAGCAGATAATTTTCCCAGAAATCGATTTTGATAAGATTGAACGGGTAGCTGGTCTTAACATTGCAATAGTTACAACGGCGAATACCGATGCGGAGGCTAAGGCTCTCCTCGCCAAGTTCGGTATGCCCTTTAGGAAATAA
- the rplF gene encoding 50S ribosomal protein L6, which yields MSRIGKIPVKIPQGVKIAIGADTITVEGPKGKLTQQYHPVVTFETVGNEIVVGRKNDEKQTRAFHGLYRNLLNNMVIGVSAGFTKSLIINGVGFRAEVKGNILSMNLGYSNDVFVAIPKDLTVTADANGKVTISGADKQRVGEFAAQIRKLRLPEPYKGKGIRYEDETIRRKVGKSGVK from the coding sequence ATGTCGCGAATTGGAAAAATTCCGGTCAAAATCCCCCAGGGTGTGAAAATTGCCATCGGCGCTGACACTATTACTGTGGAAGGCCCGAAGGGGAAACTGACCCAGCAGTACCATCCCGTTGTAACCTTTGAAACCGTGGGCAATGAAATTGTAGTCGGTAGAAAAAATGACGAAAAACAGACCCGTGCTTTTCATGGTTTGTACCGGAATCTTTTAAACAACATGGTGATTGGTGTATCTGCCGGATTTACAAAGTCGTTAATTATCAACGGTGTTGGTTTCCGGGCGGAAGTAAAGGGAAATATACTATCAATGAACCTCGGCTATTCTAACGACGTGTTCGTTGCAATTCCCAAGGATCTTACCGTAACCGCTGATGCGAATGGCAAGGTAACCATTAGTGGTGCTGATAAGCAGCGGGTTGGTGAGTTTGCAGCTCAGATTCGTAAGCTGAGACTGCCCGAGCCCTACAAAGGCAAAGGTATCCGCTACGAAGATGAGACCATCAGAAGGAAAGTCGGTAAATCCGGCGTTAAATAG
- the rpsH gene encoding 30S ribosomal protein S8, whose translation MSVSDPIADMLTKIRNAGMARHEKVDIPTSKLKLEIVKILKTEGYIKNFKKINQDGANTIRIFLKYDEQTNPVIHGIEKISKPGRRVYTGYKNMPRVFNGFGTTIVSTSIGVTTGKKAVEKKVGGEIICTVW comes from the coding sequence ATGAGCGTTTCTGATCCCATTGCGGATATGCTGACCAAGATCCGGAATGCCGGTATGGCGCGGCACGAAAAAGTCGATATCCCTACCTCCAAGCTTAAGCTTGAGATTGTCAAGATTTTAAAGACCGAGGGATATATAAAGAATTTTAAGAAAATTAATCAGGATGGTGCTAATACTATCCGTATTTTCTTGAAATATGATGAACAAACTAACCCGGTTATTCATGGTATAGAAAAGATTTCTAAACCAGGTCGACGGGTTTATACGGGCTATAAAAATATGCCCCGGGTGTTCAACGGGTTTGGTACCACAATCGTGTCTACTTCGATTGGGGTAACAACGGGAAAAAAGGCCGTCGAAAAGAAAGTCGGCGGTGAGATCATTTGTACCGTTTGGTAA
- the rplQ gene encoding 50S ribosomal protein L17, which yields MKHKIGFNRLERTAAHRKALHRNMVTALFKYERITTTKAKALEIRRSAEKLITRAKEDTVHNRRLVARRLFDESMVTKLFTNIALRMKDRHGGYTRILKLGERAGDAAEMVILELVDYKLPEKEEKSEKKAKKDEPKKETKKAAKPKAQKAEAK from the coding sequence ATGAAGCATAAAATTGGCTTTAATCGCTTGGAGCGTACCGCGGCTCATCGGAAAGCCCTTCATCGCAATATGGTGACCGCATTGTTTAAGTACGAGCGGATTACCACCACTAAAGCGAAGGCTCTTGAAATTCGGCGGTCTGCCGAGAAACTCATTACAAGAGCGAAGGAAGATACCGTTCATAACCGGCGGTTGGTCGCTCGCAGGCTCTTTGATGAGAGCATGGTAACGAAACTGTTTACCAACATTGCCCTCAGAATGAAGGATAGGCATGGTGGATATACGAGAATCCTTAAACTGGGTGAACGGGCTGGCGATGCTGCGGAAATGGTAATCCTTGAATTGGTTGACTATAAGCTTCCCGAAAAGGAAGAAAAGTCGGAAAAAAAAGCCAAAAAGGATGAACCTAAAAAGGAAACCAAAAAAGCTGCAAAACCAAAGGCTCAGAAAGCTGAAGCAAAGTAA
- the rplX gene encoding 50S ribosomal protein L24 produces the protein MTQHKFKLKREDTVQIIAGKDKGKRGKILKILRDKDRVVVEGANIVKKAMKRKSQQDRGGIVELEAPIHISNVMIVCKKCGPTRIGYKLEGDAKVRVCKKCGEAL, from the coding sequence ATGACTCAGCACAAGTTCAAGCTGAAAAGAGAAGATACCGTACAGATTATTGCAGGCAAGGACAAGGGTAAGCGGGGAAAGATACTTAAAATTCTCCGTGATAAGGACCGTGTTGTAGTAGAAGGTGCGAACATTGTTAAAAAAGCAATGAAGCGCAAAAGCCAGCAGGATCGTGGCGGTATTGTAGAATTAGAAGCTCCGATTCATATCTCGAATGTTATGATCGTGTGTAAAAAGTGCGGACCTACCCGGATTGGTTATAAGCTTGAAGGGGATGCAAAGGTTCGTGTTTGCAAAAAATGCGGAGAGGCGTTGTGA
- the rpsK gene encoding 30S ribosomal protein S11: MADTKKRKEKKSVYEGNVYIQATFNNTIVTITDMMGNAISWASSGGLGFRGAKKSTPFAAQTVTETAAQKAMQVGLREVHVYVKGPGIGRESAIRQLGTMGIKVKSINDVTPIPHNGCRPRKTRRI, translated from the coding sequence GTGGCTGATACCAAGAAACGAAAAGAGAAAAAATCAGTATACGAGGGGAATGTCTATATTCAGGCAACCTTTAATAACACTATTGTTACCATTACGGATATGATGGGAAATGCGATTTCCTGGGCTAGTTCCGGTGGTCTTGGGTTCCGTGGCGCTAAAAAATCCACCCCCTTTGCTGCTCAGACTGTGACTGAGACTGCTGCTCAAAAGGCAATGCAGGTAGGTTTACGGGAAGTGCATGTATACGTAAAAGGTCCTGGCATTGGCCGTGAATCGGCTATTCGTCAGCTTGGAACAATGGGAATTAAAGTTAAATCGATCAATGATGTAACCCCTATTCCCCATAATGGCTGCCGGCCCAGAAAGACTCGGCGTATCTAA
- a CDS encoding type Z 30S ribosomal protein S14, producing the protein MARKAMILKALKTPKYATRKVNRCRICGRPRGYLRKFEMCRLCFRKLASEGLIPGVTKSSW; encoded by the coding sequence ATGGCCAGAAAAGCGATGATTTTAAAGGCGTTAAAAACGCCGAAATATGCGACCAGAAAGGTTAACAGATGTCGGATCTGTGGACGCCCCCGGGGGTATCTGCGGAAATTTGAAATGTGCCGTCTTTGCTTCCGCAAACTTGCGAGCGAGGGACTTATTCCCGGCGTCACAAAATCGAGTTGGTAA
- the rpmC gene encoding 50S ribosomal protein L29: MKNSFKNLTVPELVAKREELQKKYMEFRFQMVVGHVDNPLQKRTMRRQIARLNTLIRQHELAGKA, from the coding sequence ATGAAGAATTCGTTTAAAAACCTAACAGTTCCTGAGCTTGTCGCTAAGCGGGAAGAGCTTCAAAAGAAGTATATGGAATTCCGCTTTCAAATGGTCGTTGGCCATGTCGATAATCCGCTCCAGAAGCGAACCATGCGTCGGCAGATCGCGCGGCTCAATACTCTGATCCGTCAGCATGAACTCGCTGGAAAAGCATAA
- the secY gene encoding preprotein translocase subunit SecY translates to MATNPLVGIFRVKELRERVIFTMLMLIVFRLGAVLPIPGINVNALKAYFLSQQNTGNAIVDYLDFFAGGAFTNFSVFMLGIMPYISMSIIMQLFLIIFPSLKKLSEEEGGRKKIQSYQRMGTVVICLIQSYAVTVWADRIPNAITISKLSYTLIAMITVTTGTMFLMWIGEQITKRGIGNGISLLIFAGIVARLPRAVWELVTKVKNRELNPVFMIVVFVMFIAVVALVVFEQQGQRKIPVNYAKRVVGRKMYGAQNTYIPFKINPSGVIPVIFASSLLTFPLQIASGIGANVKWLADFSRWLSPHGVAYNILYTLLIIFFAYFYTQVSLNPIEIAKNIRENGGSIPGIRTDKIEEYLMAILNRIILPGSLYLALIAILPTIIQTLFNFPASISYLMGGTSLLILVGVDLDTMSQVDALLKMHHHDGLARKGHIRSRNL, encoded by the coding sequence ATGGCAACTAATCCTTTAGTAGGTATCTTCAGGGTCAAAGAGCTCCGGGAACGGGTGATCTTCACGATGCTGATGCTCATCGTTTTCCGCCTCGGTGCGGTACTACCCATTCCGGGCATCAACGTTAATGCATTAAAAGCCTATTTTCTGTCTCAGCAGAATACAGGCAATGCTATTGTAGATTACCTTGATTTCTTTGCTGGCGGTGCTTTTACGAATTTTTCGGTCTTTATGCTTGGTATTATGCCCTACATCTCCATGTCGATCATAATGCAGCTGTTTCTCATTATCTTCCCCAGTCTTAAAAAGCTTTCGGAAGAAGAAGGGGGCCGGAAAAAAATCCAGAGCTACCAGCGGATGGGGACTGTCGTTATCTGTCTTATTCAGTCCTATGCGGTTACTGTTTGGGCAGACAGGATCCCGAATGCAATAACTATATCTAAGCTTTCTTATACCCTGATTGCAATGATAACGGTTACCACGGGAACCATGTTCCTCATGTGGATTGGTGAACAGATTACTAAGCGGGGGATCGGAAACGGTATCTCGCTGTTGATCTTTGCCGGTATCGTTGCACGTCTGCCCCGGGCAGTATGGGAACTCGTTACCAAAGTTAAAAATAGAGAGCTTAACCCGGTATTTATGATAGTTGTCTTTGTAATGTTTATAGCAGTAGTTGCTCTCGTTGTTTTTGAACAGCAGGGACAACGGAAAATTCCGGTGAACTATGCAAAACGGGTAGTTGGACGAAAGATGTATGGTGCTCAAAATACCTATATTCCTTTTAAAATTAATCCCTCTGGTGTTATTCCAGTTATTTTTGCATCATCGTTATTAACGTTCCCGTTGCAGATTGCTTCCGGTATTGGTGCAAATGTAAAATGGCTGGCTGATTTTTCTCGGTGGTTAAGTCCTCATGGGGTAGCGTATAATATTTTATACACGCTCCTCATTATTTTCTTTGCCTATTTCTATACTCAGGTTTCACTGAATCCTATAGAAATTGCGAAGAATATACGTGAAAATGGCGGCTCTATCCCAGGCATCCGGACAGACAAGATCGAAGAATATTTAATGGCTATTTTGAATAGAATTATTCTTCCTGGATCCTTGTATCTTGCATTAATAGCCATCTTGCCTACAATTATCCAGACATTGTTCAATTTTCCTGCCTCTATCAGTTATCTGATGGGTGGAACGTCTTTGTTGATTCTTGTAGGTGTTGATCTAGATACCATGAGCCAGGTAGATGCCCTTCTTAAAATGCATCACCATGATGGTTTAGCAAGGAAGGGGCATATCCGTTCAAGGAATCTATAG
- the rpsD gene encoding 30S ribosomal protein S4: MARYTGPVCRLCRTEQKKLFLKGDRCKSDKCPINKKRPAPGKDPKGRIGKRSDYGMQLREKQKLKRIYGMQEKQFAIFFDRALRMPGVTGENLFMLLERRLDNVVYRLRFAVSRTQARQIVLHGHVMVNGKVVNIPSYLVKPNEVIEIKEASKGLTVIKDALKEFGKAGVMPWLHLDPDAMKGTFLAIPRRSDITDLADIKEQMVVELYSK, encoded by the coding sequence ATGGCTCGTTATACTGGACCAGTATGTCGTCTCTGCCGAACTGAGCAGAAAAAGCTGTTTTTAAAAGGGGATCGCTGTAAAAGCGATAAGTGTCCCATCAATAAAAAACGTCCTGCCCCAGGGAAGGATCCTAAGGGACGGATTGGCAAGCGTTCCGATTATGGAATGCAGCTTCGGGAAAAACAGAAGCTTAAGAGAATTTATGGTATGCAGGAAAAGCAGTTCGCGATTTTCTTTGATCGCGCCCTTCGTATGCCTGGAGTTACCGGTGAAAACCTCTTTATGCTTCTTGAGCGACGGCTTGATAATGTTGTATATCGCCTGAGATTTGCCGTAAGCCGGACTCAAGCCCGACAGATTGTGCTGCATGGACACGTTATGGTTAACGGTAAGGTTGTAAATATACCTTCATACCTTGTTAAACCAAATGAAGTTATTGAAATTAAAGAAGCAAGCAAAGGCTTAACCGTAATTAAGGATGCTTTGAAAGAATTTGGTAAAGCTGGTGTTATGCCTTGGCTGCATCTGGATCCTGATGCGATGAAAGGGACTTTCCTTGCTATTCCTCGGCGAAGTGATATTACCGATTTAGCGGATATCAAGGAACAAATGGTCGTCGAATTATACTCAAAATAA
- the rplO gene encoding 50S ribosomal protein L15, with translation MHDFNLHAPEGANKRKRIVGRGQGSGRGTTAGRGNKGQKSRSGGKTYVGFEGGQMPLYRRLAQRGFSNYPFKKVYEIVNLGEIQNRFNDGETVSNVSLFEKGLVKKAALIKVLSDGEFTKKLNFKVDAVSAAAKEKIEKAGGTVVVSAKK, from the coding sequence ATGCATGACTTTAATTTACACGCACCTGAAGGTGCGAATAAACGCAAAAGAATAGTTGGCCGCGGTCAGGGATCTGGCCGTGGTACAACTGCAGGTCGCGGTAACAAGGGGCAGAAATCTCGGTCTGGCGGTAAAACCTATGTAGGGTTTGAAGGCGGACAGATGCCTTTGTACCGCCGCTTAGCACAGCGTGGTTTTTCTAACTATCCCTTTAAAAAGGTTTATGAGATCGTCAATTTAGGCGAGATCCAGAATCGGTTTAACGATGGTGAGACAGTAAGTAATGTTTCATTGTTTGAAAAGGGTTTGGTTAAAAAAGCCGCTTTAATAAAGGTTCTCTCCGATGGAGAATTCACCAAAAAGCTCAATTTTAAAGTAGACGCAGTATCCGCTGCGGCTAAAGAAAAAATTGAGAAAGCTGGCGGCACCGTTGTCGTCTCGGCTAAGAAATAA
- the rpmJ gene encoding 50S ribosomal protein L36: MKVRTSVKPICDKCKVIKRNGIVRIICENPKHKQKQG, encoded by the coding sequence ATGAAAGTCCGAACAAGTGTAAAGCCCATTTGCGATAAATGCAAAGTGATTAAACGGAACGGTATCGTCCGGATAATCTGTGAGAATCCAAAGCATAAGCAGAAACAAGGGTAA
- a CDS encoding DNA-directed RNA polymerase subunit alpha has protein sequence MARKNLLKGFKRPKGITFEHGELKPNYGKFIAAPFEPGFGTTVGNTLRRVLLSSIQGYAVTAVKITSYDKDGVPHVVSSEFENIPNIVEDTLEVINNLKQMRLRLPEEVEQDTLLYEWKGQCEIKSDDFSRPGQLEVLSQGQHIMTLMDDARIELEIQVDLGRGYVPSEVNEKYIEVIGTIPMDAIFTPVKKVKYTVEPTRVGQRSDYDKLILEVWTDGTIRPDDALAEAAKIAKDHLSVFINFDENNLGSEDDMDEGDERIRQILNTPVEELELSVRSSNCLKNANIRTIGELTRKTEDDIAKTRNFGKKSLQEIKEKLKEWNLSLGMTDYSVLKNSVKLTAEKEEEDEA, from the coding sequence ATGGCCCGTAAGAATCTGCTTAAAGGATTTAAACGTCCGAAAGGCATCACCTTTGAGCACGGTGAACTTAAGCCTAATTATGGCAAGTTTATCGCGGCCCCCTTCGAACCTGGTTTTGGAACGACTGTGGGTAATACCTTGCGGAGGGTTCTCCTTTCTTCGATTCAGGGGTATGCAGTTACCGCTGTTAAGATTACATCCTATGATAAGGATGGTGTACCTCATGTTGTATCTAGCGAATTCGAGAATATTCCTAATATTGTCGAAGACACCCTTGAGGTTATTAATAATCTTAAACAGATGCGGCTTAGACTGCCTGAAGAAGTAGAGCAGGATACCCTTCTCTATGAATGGAAAGGTCAGTGCGAAATTAAGAGTGATGATTTTAGCCGACCGGGCCAGTTAGAGGTTCTGAGTCAGGGTCAGCATATTATGACCCTGATGGATGATGCCCGAATTGAACTGGAAATCCAGGTTGACCTTGGCCGTGGATATGTACCTTCCGAGGTAAATGAAAAGTATATTGAAGTCATAGGTACCATTCCTATGGATGCAATATTTACGCCGGTCAAAAAGGTCAAATATACGGTAGAACCAACTAGGGTCGGCCAACGAAGTGATTACGATAAACTGATTCTAGAAGTATGGACCGATGGTACCATTCGTCCTGATGATGCACTTGCTGAAGCTGCAAAAATCGCCAAGGATCATTTATCAGTATTTATCAATTTTGATGAGAACAACCTGGGTTCTGAAGATGATATGGATGAAGGGGATGAGCGGATTCGACAGATTCTGAACACCCCGGTAGAAGAGCTTGAACTCTCTGTCCGTTCATCAAATTGTTTGAAAAATGCGAATATCCGGACTATTGGTGAATTAACCAGAAAGACCGAAGATGATATCGCAAAAACACGGAATTTCGGGAAAAAGTCGTTACAGGAGATTAAAGAAAAACTGAAAGAATGGAATCTTTCTCTTGGAATGACCGATTATAGTGTTCTCAAGAATTCAGTTAAATTAACCGCTGAGAAGGAAGAAGAAGATGAAGCATAA
- the rpmD gene encoding 50S ribosomal protein L30, which produces MAKKIRIRLVRSTIGTLPAQRATVRSLGLRKIGSTTEKEVNPAIMGMVQAVSHLVSVEEIE; this is translated from the coding sequence ATGGCAAAGAAAATTCGTATTCGCCTTGTACGCAGCACTATAGGTACGCTTCCTGCTCAGCGGGCTACTGTCCGGTCTCTGGGGCTTAGGAAAATTGGTTCTACTACAGAGAAGGAAGTAAACCCTGCAATTATGGGAATGGTTCAAGCGGTTTCCCATCTGGTTTCTGTTGAGGAGATCGAATAG